Proteins from a genomic interval of Plodia interpunctella isolate USDA-ARS_2022_Savannah chromosome 20, ilPloInte3.2, whole genome shotgun sequence:
- the LOC128678919 gene encoding uncharacterized protein LOC128678919, with protein MRSCTLAFLFKWREEALARGHRPAPREIAGRRNELCQRSIQELSHRLGRPSAGRRTVEAIRPVLAQRLAKQHGSLSYRLTQMLSGHGCFGGYLCRIAEREPSAVCHHCDGCADEDAQHTLEDCPAWDEDSAQLRAVVGDDLSLPAVVRQMADSETSWTAVQAFAESVMLRKEAAEREREDTTDLPIRRRRTGRRRRAYALHLLPPQ; from the coding sequence ATGCGAAGCTGCACTCTCGCGTTTCTGTTCAAATGGCGTGAGGAGGCACTAGCCCGGGGCCACCGGCCAGCACCTAGGGAGATTGCGGGACGCCGCAACGAGCTGTGTCAGCGCAGCATTCAGGAGTTGAGCCACAGGCTGGGGCGGCCCTCTGCTGGGCGTAGAACCGTCGAGGCTATTCGTCCAGTTTTGGCCCAGCGGCTGGCGAAGCAGCACGGTTCGCTTTCGTACCGCTTGACGCAGATGCTTTCAGGGCATGGTTGCTTCGGGGGGTATCTGTGTCGAATAGCGGAGCGTGAGCCGTCTGCCGTTTGCCACCATTGCGACGGATGTGCTGACGAGGACGCCCAGCACACTTTGGAGGACTGCCCAGCCTGGGACGAAGACAGCGCGCAGCTGCGCGCGGTTGTGGGGGACGACCTCTCCCTGCCGGCTGTCGTAAGACAGATGGCCGACAGCGAGACGTCGTGGACAGCGGTGCAGGCCTTTGCGGAGAGCGTAATGCTCCGCAAAGAGGCGGCGGAAAGGGAGAGGGAGGATACAACCGACCTCCCCATTCGCCGCCGGCGCACAGGGCGCAGGAGGCGGGCATACGCCCTGCACCTGCTGCCCCCACAATAG